One genomic window of Streptomonospora nanhaiensis includes the following:
- a CDS encoding DNA repair ATPase, which yields MTDLATEGSAAAADPAPAPAGGLDAGTYEVLRARLAEQAGRLAERAEELNTRRVAAFGGTGLRLAGTARIRTAHNCVPRDLVPVGGRLLFGFNVFMGLKPETGVGDVFSLHAFVPGEGEGAFRFDAVDPADPPGLLDDPRFARDFGELYRYYRDTRLLQLRRVEEKLLAVFQTGPNVTDARVLRWAVAPDGGVSYLDNRGERDHVFPPRHDFEWTPATREDHVQGRHPHISVRGELFVETVGGDLTVKVENNTEVGEGVYSEPVAEPLQSLADAEIAHARVGPLILLRVLPYNETQTRYLVFNTRTKDVVRLDGIGQACLRLPDDQGIIFPGGYHLATGAVKTFDAVPPDLEVEKVVRSPNGEDVLYVFHARQEGRGLLLPYNVIRKEVAAPIPCHGYSLFDDGTLVVLRAETDEPARVHPLQVWRTPFVSDTHAAAQPVGTGPLERVGNAELVRAVSDSLSVARMVHDMTPSTAVFEALIAACRRMADRYHWLGEPGLGGLAGPLAEVRATAEQVLDEFENVQALTAQAAEAVEEAAERVAALVRRSRGDDPRTAEGWTERLTELRRAQGHLVTVRDLRHADTARVDELAERLAEELAAAGRRAVDFLQGEDAFTPYLAEVERLAADAEAVTAVAEAEPVAGRIAARTEGLEVVTEVVGSLDIADARVRTRILEHVGEVMGGLNRARAALAARRTALLSAEGRAAFAAEFALLGQAVSGALAAADTPERCDDQLGRLLLRLEDLESRFAEFDDFLAELAAKREDVYEAFSARRQALLDERARRADRLVESAGRVLAGVARRVAALDSLEEVNTYFAADPMVARVRATAEELRALGDQVRAEELAGRLKAARQEAGRALRDRVDLYDGDTVRLGRHRFAVNTQPLDLTLVPADGTMALAVTGTDFRAPVTDPDFLATRALWERTLASESPAVYRAEYLAVAVLTAAESGAGPASLADLERAAAEDGTPPPGLLRLVRAAAEERYDEGYERGVHDHDAALILAALLRLYAGADLLRHPAPARAAAQLFWAYGAAEADRAAWTTRAVSLARARAAFGTARPPAADALCAELAEAAAAFLAEAGLPADGAAGAGEYLAEELAAARGGFVTGAGARTLLDRFGRALEGTAAASRADFERDLAALGGDLAARHQLVTAWLESYASTLTGTGADTGSAAESAAGAGADLGEAAAVELCGTRLERRDSEAPLSAVVDGLLGAHPRVSGRRMVLRLDEVLARVRRFAAEDAPAFRDYLRRRNALVARERARLRLEEYRPRVPAGFVRNRLLDEVYLPLIGDNLAKQIGAAGDSKRTDQSGLLLLISPPGYGKTTLMEYVASRLGLVFVKVNGPALGHGVTSLDPADAPNAAARQEVEKISFALEMGGNALLYLDDIQHTNPELLQRFISLCDGQRRMEGVWEGRTRTYDLRGKRFAVCMAGNPYTERGGRFRLPDMLANRADVYNLGDVLSGRDALFGLSYIENALTSNPVLAPLSTRERADVELLARMAQGDESARPDRLSHPYSAVELEQMLSVLRKLVRVREVVLAVNRAYIASAAQAEESRTEPAFRLQGSYRNMNRLAEKIVPVMNDAELEAVLDDHYQGEAQTLTSDAEANLLKLAELRGTLDAARAARWAEVKAAFRRARALGGDGDDPVSRAVGAVGLLADRVGAVESAIDRAAGRLGG from the coding sequence GTGACCGACCTCGCCACCGAGGGGTCCGCCGCCGCGGCGGACCCCGCCCCCGCCCCCGCCGGCGGCCTGGACGCCGGCACCTACGAGGTGCTGCGGGCCCGCCTGGCCGAGCAGGCCGGGCGGCTCGCCGAGCGCGCCGAGGAGCTGAACACCCGCCGCGTGGCCGCCTTCGGCGGCACCGGGCTGCGGCTGGCCGGGACCGCCCGCATCCGCACCGCGCACAACTGCGTGCCGCGCGACCTCGTGCCGGTCGGCGGCCGGCTGCTGTTCGGCTTCAACGTGTTCATGGGCCTCAAGCCCGAGACCGGCGTGGGCGACGTGTTCTCGCTGCACGCCTTCGTGCCCGGCGAGGGCGAGGGCGCGTTCCGGTTCGACGCCGTGGACCCCGCCGATCCGCCCGGGCTGCTGGACGACCCCCGATTCGCCCGCGACTTCGGCGAGCTGTACCGCTACTACCGCGACACCCGGCTGCTCCAGCTGCGCCGGGTCGAGGAGAAGCTGCTCGCCGTCTTCCAGACCGGCCCGAACGTGACCGACGCGCGCGTGCTGCGCTGGGCCGTGGCCCCCGACGGCGGGGTGTCCTACCTGGACAACCGGGGCGAGCGCGACCACGTGTTCCCGCCCCGCCACGACTTCGAGTGGACCCCCGCCACCCGCGAGGACCACGTGCAGGGCCGCCACCCGCACATCTCCGTGCGAGGCGAGCTGTTCGTGGAGACCGTCGGCGGCGACCTCACCGTCAAGGTCGAGAACAACACCGAGGTCGGCGAGGGGGTCTACAGCGAGCCGGTGGCCGAGCCGCTGCAGAGCCTGGCCGACGCCGAGATCGCCCACGCCCGGGTCGGCCCGCTGATCCTGCTGCGGGTGCTGCCCTACAACGAGACCCAGACCCGCTACCTGGTGTTCAACACCCGCACCAAGGACGTGGTCCGGCTCGACGGGATCGGGCAGGCGTGCCTGCGGCTCCCCGACGACCAGGGGATCATCTTCCCCGGCGGCTACCACCTGGCCACCGGCGCGGTGAAGACGTTCGACGCCGTGCCCCCCGACCTGGAGGTCGAGAAGGTCGTGCGCTCGCCCAACGGCGAGGACGTCCTCTACGTCTTCCACGCCCGCCAGGAGGGCCGCGGCCTGCTGCTGCCCTACAACGTCATCCGCAAGGAGGTCGCCGCCCCGATCCCCTGCCACGGGTACTCCCTGTTCGACGACGGCACCCTGGTGGTGCTGCGGGCCGAGACCGACGAGCCCGCCCGGGTGCACCCGCTCCAGGTGTGGCGCACCCCCTTCGTCTCCGACACCCACGCCGCCGCCCAGCCCGTGGGCACCGGCCCGCTGGAGCGCGTCGGCAACGCCGAACTCGTGCGCGCGGTCTCCGACTCCCTGTCGGTGGCCCGCATGGTCCACGACATGACCCCCTCCACGGCCGTGTTCGAGGCGCTGATCGCCGCCTGCCGCCGCATGGCCGACCGGTACCACTGGCTGGGCGAGCCCGGCCTGGGCGGGCTGGCCGGTCCCCTCGCCGAGGTGCGCGCCACCGCCGAGCAGGTGCTGGACGAGTTCGAGAACGTCCAGGCCCTGACCGCCCAGGCCGCCGAGGCGGTGGAGGAGGCCGCCGAGCGGGTCGCCGCGCTGGTGCGGCGCTCGCGCGGCGACGACCCGCGTACGGCCGAGGGCTGGACCGAGCGCCTGACCGAGCTGCGCCGCGCCCAGGGCCACCTGGTGACCGTGCGCGACCTGCGCCACGCCGACACCGCCCGGGTGGACGAGCTGGCCGAGCGCCTGGCCGAAGAGCTTGCGGCGGCCGGGCGCCGAGCCGTGGACTTCCTCCAGGGCGAGGACGCCTTCACCCCCTACCTGGCCGAGGTCGAGCGGCTGGCCGCCGACGCCGAGGCCGTCACGGCGGTGGCCGAGGCCGAGCCCGTGGCCGGGCGCATCGCCGCCCGGACCGAGGGCCTGGAGGTGGTCACCGAGGTCGTGGGCTCCCTGGACATCGCCGACGCCCGGGTGCGCACCCGCATCCTGGAGCACGTCGGCGAGGTCATGGGCGGGCTCAACCGGGCGCGCGCCGCGCTGGCGGCGCGGCGCACCGCCCTGCTGTCGGCCGAGGGCCGCGCGGCCTTCGCCGCGGAGTTCGCGCTGCTGGGCCAGGCCGTGTCGGGTGCGCTGGCCGCCGCCGACACCCCCGAGCGCTGCGACGACCAGCTGGGCCGGCTGCTGCTGCGCCTGGAGGACCTGGAGTCGCGCTTCGCCGAGTTCGACGACTTCCTCGCCGAACTGGCCGCCAAGCGGGAGGACGTCTACGAGGCGTTCTCGGCGCGCAGGCAGGCGCTGCTGGACGAGCGGGCGCGGCGCGCCGACCGGCTGGTGGAGTCGGCCGGGCGCGTCCTGGCCGGGGTGGCCCGGCGCGTGGCCGCGCTGGACTCCCTGGAGGAGGTCAACACCTACTTCGCCGCCGACCCGATGGTGGCCCGGGTGCGCGCCACCGCCGAGGAGCTGCGGGCCCTGGGCGACCAGGTGCGCGCCGAGGAGCTGGCGGGCCGGCTCAAGGCGGCCCGCCAGGAGGCGGGCAGGGCGCTGCGCGACCGGGTCGACCTCTACGACGGCGACACCGTCCGCCTGGGCCGGCACCGCTTCGCGGTCAACACCCAGCCGCTGGACCTCACCCTGGTGCCCGCCGACGGCACCATGGCGCTGGCCGTCACCGGCACCGACTTCCGCGCGCCCGTCACCGACCCCGACTTCCTGGCCACCCGGGCGCTGTGGGAACGCACGCTGGCCTCGGAGTCGCCCGCGGTCTACCGCGCCGAGTACCTGGCGGTGGCGGTGCTGACCGCGGCGGAGTCCGGCGCCGGCCCCGCCTCCCTGGCCGACCTGGAGCGCGCCGCCGCCGAGGACGGCACCCCGCCGCCCGGCCTGCTGCGGCTGGTGCGCGCCGCCGCCGAGGAGCGCTACGACGAAGGCTACGAGCGCGGCGTGCACGACCACGACGCCGCGCTGATCCTGGCGGCCCTGCTGCGCCTGTACGCGGGCGCCGACCTCCTGCGCCACCCCGCCCCGGCGCGCGCCGCCGCCCAGCTCTTCTGGGCCTACGGCGCGGCGGAGGCCGACCGGGCGGCGTGGACCACGCGGGCGGTGTCGCTGGCCCGCGCCCGCGCGGCGTTCGGGACGGCCCGCCCGCCGGCCGCCGACGCGCTGTGCGCGGAGCTGGCCGAGGCCGCCGCCGCGTTCCTGGCCGAGGCGGGCCTGCCCGCCGACGGCGCCGCCGGGGCGGGGGAGTACCTGGCCGAGGAGCTGGCGGCCGCACGGGGCGGGTTCGTCACCGGCGCGGGCGCCCGCACCCTGCTGGACCGGTTCGGCCGGGCGCTGGAGGGCACCGCCGCCGCCTCCCGGGCCGACTTCGAGCGCGACCTCGCGGCGCTCGGCGGCGACCTCGCCGCCCGCCACCAGCTCGTCACCGCCTGGCTGGAGTCCTACGCGAGCACCCTGACCGGCACCGGCGCCGACACGGGATCCGCCGCCGAATCCGCCGCCGGCGCGGGGGCCGACCTGGGCGAGGCGGCGGCGGTGGAGCTGTGCGGCACCCGGCTGGAGCGGCGCGACTCCGAGGCGCCGCTGAGCGCCGTGGTCGACGGCCTGCTGGGCGCCCACCCGCGCGTCAGCGGGCGGCGCATGGTGCTCCGCCTGGACGAGGTCCTGGCCCGCGTGCGCCGCTTCGCCGCCGAGGACGCCCCCGCGTTCCGCGACTACCTGCGGCGCCGCAACGCGCTGGTGGCCCGCGAGCGCGCGCGGCTGCGGCTGGAGGAGTACCGGCCCCGGGTGCCGGCCGGGTTCGTGCGCAACCGGCTGCTGGACGAGGTCTACCTGCCGCTGATCGGCGACAACCTGGCCAAGCAGATCGGCGCGGCGGGGGATTCCAAGCGCACCGACCAGAGCGGCCTGCTGCTGCTCATCTCGCCGCCCGGCTACGGCAAGACCACGCTGATGGAGTACGTGGCCAGCCGGCTGGGACTGGTGTTCGTCAAGGTCAACGGCCCGGCGCTGGGGCACGGCGTGACCTCGCTGGACCCGGCCGACGCCCCCAACGCCGCCGCCCGCCAGGAGGTGGAGAAGATCTCCTTCGCCCTGGAGATGGGCGGCAACGCGCTGCTGTACCTGGACGACATCCAGCACACCAACCCGGAGCTGCTGCAGCGGTTCATCTCGCTGTGCGACGGCCAGCGGCGGATGGAGGGCGTGTGGGAGGGCCGCACCCGCACCTACGACCTGCGCGGCAAGCGGTTCGCGGTGTGCATGGCCGGCAACCCCTACACCGAGCGGGGCGGCCGGTTCCGGCTGCCCGACATGCTCGCCAACCGGGCCGACGTGTACAACCTGGGCGACGTGCTGTCGGGGCGGGACGCGCTGTTCGGGCTCAGCTACATCGAGAACGCGCTGACCTCCAATCCCGTGCTGGCGCCGCTGTCCACGCGCGAGCGCGCCGACGTGGAGCTGCTGGCGCGCATGGCGCAGGGCGACGAGTCCGCGCGGCCCGACCGGCTCAGCCACCCCTACTCGGCGGTGGAGCTGGAGCAGATGCTGTCGGTGCTGCGCAAGCTGGTGCGGGTGCGGGAGGTCGTGCTGGCGGTGAACCGGGCCTACATCGCCTCGGCGGCCCAGGCCGAGGAGTCGCGCACCGAGCCGGCGTTCCGGCTCCAGGGCTCCTACCGCAACATGAACCGGCTGGCCGAGAAGATCGTGCCGGTCATGAACGACGCGGAGCTGGAGGCGGTGCTGGACGACCACTACCAGGGCGAGGCGCAGACGCTGACCTCTGACGCCGAGGCCAACCTGCTCAAGCTGGCCGAGCTGCGGGGCACGCTCGACGCCGCGCGCGCCGCACGCTGGGCCGAGGTCAAGGCGGCGTTCCGGCGCGCCCGCGCGCTGGGCGGCGACGGCGACGACCCGGTGAGCCGGGCGGTGGGCGCCGTGGGGCTGCTGGCCGACCGGGTGGGCGCGGTGGAGTCGGCCATCGACCGCGCGGCCGGGCGCCTGGGCGGCTGA
- a CDS encoding flotillin family protein has product MLTSTITIGVGVLIAVVLLIVIGLLITLMRLFRKVEQGKALIVSKARRVDVTFTGAVLLPVLNKGEIMDISVKTMELERSGKEGLICRDNIRADISIKFFVRVNHTTEDVLRVAKLIGVENASSKEKLQDLFGAKFAEALKTVGKQFDFEDLYTRRVEFRDRIMEVIGQDLNGFVLDDAAIDYLEQTPKEQLDPDNILDAQGILKITELTKPKNERTHMLEQDEAKEKDRQQTEAMEAREELRRRRAEAEAKAKREIETMQAREEAEIQRVQAEERLKAQQAHLRTDEQLGVQRENQQREIAVAEKNRERVISIETERIEKDRMLEVIGRERETELSRIAKDKEVEAEKRAVAEVVRERVAVDRTVAEQEESIKRLRAVEEAERDRQATVILAEAEAQQNLVKDIKAAEAAEQAARHRAAEELTLAEARQQAAELDTRAKIRSAEGIRAEAAAEGLAAVQVREQDAEAIEKVGRAEAAVEREKALAAAEGVREKLKAEAEGLHEKAGAMAALDEVSRGHEEYRLRLETEKDVRLAGIDVQRQIAEAQATVLATGLEKADINIVGGDGMFFDRMVGSIGMGKAVDGFVRHSDVAQSLAGPWLNGSQSLPEDLTRALGSLGTEDVKNLTISALLARLISRGGPDTPQLEELLSTARRLGVDGAPVSALDGAKR; this is encoded by the coding sequence ATGCTCACGAGCACCATCACCATCGGGGTCGGCGTGCTGATCGCCGTCGTACTGCTCATCGTCATCGGCCTGCTGATCACGCTCATGCGGCTGTTCCGCAAGGTGGAGCAGGGCAAGGCGCTGATCGTGTCCAAGGCCCGCCGGGTCGACGTCACCTTCACCGGTGCCGTGCTCCTGCCGGTGCTGAACAAGGGCGAGATCATGGACATCTCGGTCAAGACCATGGAGCTGGAGCGCTCCGGCAAGGAAGGGCTGATCTGCCGGGACAACATCCGCGCCGACATCAGCATCAAGTTCTTCGTGCGGGTCAACCACACCACCGAGGACGTGCTGCGGGTGGCCAAGCTCATCGGCGTGGAGAACGCCAGCAGCAAGGAGAAGCTGCAGGACCTGTTCGGCGCGAAGTTCGCCGAGGCGCTGAAGACCGTCGGCAAGCAGTTCGACTTCGAGGACCTCTACACCCGCCGGGTGGAGTTCCGCGACCGCATCATGGAGGTCATCGGCCAGGACCTCAACGGGTTCGTCCTGGACGACGCCGCGATCGACTACCTGGAGCAGACGCCCAAGGAGCAGCTGGACCCCGACAACATCCTCGACGCCCAGGGCATCCTCAAGATCACCGAGCTGACCAAGCCCAAGAACGAGCGCACCCACATGCTCGAACAGGACGAGGCCAAGGAGAAGGACCGGCAGCAGACCGAGGCCATGGAGGCCCGCGAGGAGCTGCGCCGCCGCCGCGCCGAGGCCGAGGCCAAGGCCAAGCGCGAGATCGAGACCATGCAGGCGCGCGAGGAGGCCGAGATCCAGCGGGTCCAGGCCGAGGAGCGGCTGAAGGCGCAGCAGGCCCACCTGCGCACCGACGAGCAGTTGGGCGTGCAGCGGGAGAACCAGCAGCGCGAGATCGCGGTGGCCGAGAAGAACCGCGAGCGGGTGATCTCCATCGAGACCGAGCGCATCGAGAAGGACCGCATGCTGGAGGTCATCGGCCGCGAGCGCGAGACCGAGCTGTCGCGCATCGCCAAGGACAAGGAGGTCGAGGCCGAGAAGCGCGCGGTCGCCGAGGTCGTGCGCGAGCGCGTCGCGGTCGATCGGACCGTGGCCGAGCAGGAGGAGAGCATCAAGCGGCTGCGCGCGGTCGAGGAGGCCGAGCGCGACCGCCAGGCCACCGTGATCCTCGCCGAGGCCGAGGCCCAGCAGAACCTGGTCAAGGACATCAAGGCCGCCGAGGCCGCCGAGCAGGCCGCCCGGCACCGCGCCGCCGAGGAGCTGACCCTGGCCGAGGCCCGCCAGCAGGCCGCCGAACTGGACACCCGCGCCAAGATCCGCAGCGCCGAGGGCATCAGGGCCGAGGCCGCCGCCGAGGGCCTGGCCGCCGTGCAGGTGCGCGAGCAGGACGCCGAGGCGATCGAGAAGGTCGGCCGCGCCGAGGCCGCCGTGGAGCGCGAGAAGGCGCTCGCCGCCGCCGAGGGCGTGCGCGAGAAGCTCAAGGCCGAGGCCGAGGGCCTGCACGAGAAGGCCGGCGCCATGGCCGCCCTCGACGAGGTCAGCCGCGGCCACGAGGAGTACCGCCTGCGCCTGGAGACCGAGAAGGACGTCCGCCTGGCCGGGATCGACGTGCAGCGCCAGATCGCCGAGGCCCAGGCCACGGTGCTGGCCACCGGGCTGGAGAAGGCCGACATCAACATCGTGGGCGGCGACGGCATGTTCTTCGACCGCATGGTGGGCTCGATCGGCATGGGCAAGGCGGTCGACGGGTTCGTGCGGCACTCCGACGTCGCCCAGTCGCTGGCCGGGCCCTGGCTCAACGGCTCGCAGAGCCTGCCCGAGGACCTGACGCGCGCCCTGGGTTCGCTGGGCACCGAGGACGTCAAGAACCTCACCATCTCGGCGCTGCTGGCGCGCCTCATCAGCCGGGGCGGCCCCGACACCCCGCAGCTGGAGGAGCTGCTGAGCACCGCCCGGCGCCTCGGGGTGGACGGCGCCCCGGTGTCCGCCCTCGACGGCGCGAAGCGGTGA